Within the Medicago truncatula cultivar Jemalong A17 chromosome 4, MtrunA17r5.0-ANR, whole genome shotgun sequence genome, the region ttttgttcttttattttctctatgcTAGTTTTTTTTCCAACAATTGGTATCAAAACTTTTGGTTTGGGGTAGGAATACTTAATATGGTTTGTGATTGCGGTCTGATCTTCCGCATCATAAAGAAGTGTGGTATTATAAAAGTGTTGCAATCATAAGTTCTACCGTGAAGTTTAGGCTTAGAGAAAATTGATGGAAGCATCAATTTTGCCTTTTGGAATTTTTGACATGTGGAAATTCTTGGAGGGGTTTTAGTTTCGAGGGAAGTGTACTCATTATGGTGGAGTATGATAGTTCTTTTCAACTATGATTGTCAATTAAGACAATGTTAATTTTTtgagtgattatattttttatgttggaatatgatagtttttttttttatctgcaATTGTTTGTGACCACAATGGAAGCGAATGTATCATTTTTAATCAAGGTAAAGATTGTTGGTGTTGGGTGAAGATTAGAGATGACAATGAACTGAACCAACTTAATAATAATTCGAAATTTGATTCGATAATTAACTCGTTGAATTtaattcatgaaccaaatgagttgaattgagctgaaaattaagttcgttaaataaataagttgaaCTTAAATTGTATATAGTTTGACTGCGTTGTTTCATGGGTTGACTCGATAGTgtgtattgaaatttgaaagtggAAGAGCATCTTGGATGAATGCTAAAACAAGGCCGtgaaaaatcaaacttttaacCATAGACACGCATATTATTTACCCTTTGTCAAGTCATATATAATCTGTTTTCTTATGAATAGTCGTATTATTTTcacactaaaatatatttagttcTTTGATGGATCAATTTTATAAGTGGTCCATTGTAGTTtggtaattttaatatttatagttACGACAAGATTTGATTGATTTCACTTAAATACAAGCTGCAAATTTAAgtaattgatattgatattaaaATTGTGATGTGCATAGTAATTTCTCTTCTCTAAGATAAATACAATGcaaaagaaaagttaaaaattgGATAACCAAAATTTGGAACCAAACCGCAGAGTTCATAGAAAGACACGACCAACAAGAATTCGTGTGCAAATGGCGATGAACATGCAAGTAACACCTTTCAATATCCCAAACCTCCAAAAGAGACAGCCTCAGAACCttaattttccaaacaaacATTCATCAAAACCCATTTGTTGTTCTCTTAGCAGTTCAGACATGGTTGTATCTCAGAAACTTGCACAACAGTTCAATCCAAATATTCCTATAGAGAAAGCTGTTACACCTCCATCATCATGGTATATTGATCCCTCTTTCTTCCACCTTGAGCTCGATCGTGTCTTCTATAGAGGCTGGCAAGCTGTTGGTCAGTTTTATTCTTCTTAAAGTTTCTATTCATTAATTACTTTCATTGGTTTAGAAgattaaattattcattttatcaATAAAGACGATAGtttataatatgaatatgaggCCTGgattggataaacagcttaattaagtgtttatagcataaaaccTTATCATAAGCTATAtctataacaaaacaaaaaagtcaaattactttcatataagttgttttcataagctatcatgaAGAACATATGGAACTAAGCTAAAAATAACAGATATAGGCATGTTATAAtctctctcaaacagtctcacaagtgaaACAACAAACTTATGTCCATATGTTTCTTGTCTGTGGGGATACCTATGGAGgaaagaaagatgatagctgatACTGATATATGAATTTAAGGCCTGGATTGGATAAACTACTTAATCAAGCTCTTATAATGATAATGTGAGTTCTTATCATATAAGTTATGCGTAAGCTATTTCtgtaacaaaagataaaataaagtcaaattactttcatataagttatatgttgttttcgTAAGCTATCttgaagagcttatggaaataagctaaaataacatatggacatgtcataagctctCCCTAACAGTCTCACAAGCGGTTATGCAAGTAGATAAGGTCATATAAACCAATTGAAACAGGCTATGAATGTATATGACATGGGTGCATATGGTAATTCATTACTTAACTTTTGATTCATTATACTTAATCTGTATCCAGTGGTTTGTGTCAAGTCCATTGCTAAGTACTATTCTGCTTTTATTCATACTAAATTCTGATGTCATCGCTATGATAGATCTGATTAACTAAACTAAATTTGTCTTATGAGAATTTTCTTGACGGTCAAAAGTTCTCAATTTCGTTTATCAGGATCGATGGAGCAGATAAAGAATCCTGGTGAATTTTTCACTGGAAGGtggattttttgtttatttaatataatatatgatcCACATATTTGTCTTCAATACAAATACATTGgttcttgttcttgttgtaTTTACATATGTTGTTTAACATTGTTGTCTAATTGCAGCTCCATTTGGTTCTTGGAAGGGGAGAAGGATATGTAGGAGTGACATATTAAGCTGTGTACACTatttactttcttttcttccaaatttCTGAGAACCACATGGAGGATTAAATATTGCAGACTAGGAGATGTGGAATTTGTGGTATGTCGTGATGACAGTGGGAACGTCAGGGCCTTCTACAATGTTTGTCGGCATCATGCCTCCATTCTTGCTTCTGGAAGTGGACAAAAGTCCTGCTTTGTCTGCCCATACCACGTGAGTTTAATTACATCCTTAAATATGTATACATGCATTATTTTGATTCTCTTTTTCTGTGGATACACTCCTTTTCTTTGTTATGATCCTTGTGAGGTTGAAGAGACAATTGTCAAGCTTTCCTTCATGGATAATGGCTGTTACCATGATCtgttcttttattatttttggtttccAGCTATTTTCACTTGCTTCTTGTTTTGGAAACTTCAATGCAAAAAGACGATTATTTCTGCAGGGTTGGACATATGGATTAAATGGAAATCTTCTTAAGGCAACTAGGATATCAGGAATGCGAGATTTCAACGTAAATGTATGCAGTTCTGTTCTATAGTAAGTTACTTATACAATATACAACTCACATAAGGAAAAAGGTTGGCTGATTTCTCTTACCATGAAGGGTAGGATTTTGGTCTTATACCAATCAAAGTAGCGACCTGGGGGCCTTTTGTCCTTCTCAATTTTGgaaaggagaaggaagaagttGATAATCATAATGTAGCAGAGGAATGGCTTGGTAGCTGTACAGAATTACTTAGCACCAATGGAGTTGATTCTTCGTTAAGTTATGTATGTAGACGTGAATACACCATTGAGTGCAATTGGAAGGCATGACctcttatcttatcttaaatttaatctttttcCTAGAGagtttatttattactttgccACTCCGGCACACTTTCGTTTtctatatgattatgtgaatgAAAAATTTACCAGGTTTATGAAACTTTACCCTCCCTTTTGTTGTTGAGCCTGCTTTTTCCCTCACTAGTGGCCATCTTCtgtaagaaaattaaaacaacatgttttaattatcatacacattgttatttatgtaattattatgattatttttctttatatgaTTCATGGAAGTGCTTAGGTTTTGGTGGTTTTGGGTCTTCTTTTTGTAGGTATTCTGTGATAACTACTTAGATGGTGGCTATCATGTGCCATATGCGCATAAAGACCTAGCATCTGGTCTTAATCTTGACTCCTATTCTACCAAAGTATGCTTTTTTTACTGCTTCTCTTTTATATAATCTCTTCAGCTCACCTTCTACTTTACTGTATAGTGTATATCATGACAATTTGAATCTTGTAATATGTATACTTCCATCCTTTCCTGCTCCAATCAGGAGAAAAAAGTTTCTGTCTCTCTtcccatttcattttatttgctACAATAAGTTTACAACAAAGAAATCTTCTGGAACTGGATTTTGAAATGCCGTTTGATTTGTTACCGGGGAGTGTTTATGTACTAAGGGATTGTTATGATTGAAACAGTTGTTTGAAAGGGTTAGCATCCAAAGTTGTGAAGGCGGTTCAGAGAAAAGCAAAGAGAATAATGATCGACTTGGAAGAAAAGCCATATATGCTTTCATTTACCCAAACTTCATGATCAATaggttctttcttttttatctcGAAACTTGATTGTTCATTTTTTCAGTCATGTTCTTTCTAATAATTCTGTATCTTCCCCTAGTTGCTTTGCAaatcaacatgcttttataAATTCGGGTGCTTGCTGGTCTGATAGGTATGGACCTTGGATGGACACCAATCTTGTACTCCCACTAGGACCCAGCAAATGTCAAGTAGTTTTTGACTACTATCTTGAACCCTCACTACAGGTAATATCTAGTTATTTAAACACATGTCTAATATTGATACCAATGATTCAGACTGTATTGaagattaaaactaaaatgtaCTTAAGAATAGGGTACACCATTTCGGTATTGGCATTATCCTTAGGATATTAACATCTGTTTGGTTTTCTTGTAAATCTTCTTGTTTTGACTATTGGCTGAAAATTTAGTTTGCCGACATatgtattaaattaaatcattgaCATTTGACAAACTATTACAATCAACCTTGTGCTGGTATTTTTGTACCAGCTACATGTGGAGGGATTATTTTTGGAAGAAACTTTAGAGGCTGCGTTGGTTGTTGATGACTAGGGtatgaaattttcataaatGCAAAGTTCAGTGCTTTGCTTTCGTGTTTTGAATGACTCCATGAAAATACGAAAAAACCACTCAATTTTTTACTTCGATAGAAGATAGTGAAACCTCAAGTTTGCATTAAGTAGAGCAATGCCCGAGCAATGCCTTAATTAGTATATTGAATTTTCTGAAATCAAACTTAAATTAGTGACTCGATAGTTCCTCATACGATTGAacccctttttttttgttagtttatgAGTTCACTTCACgagttttgaaaataaatacttATGAGAACAATTATTCATTTAAGTCCATTCAAAAACCTCAATGCCTGCTGCCTTCTCTTTGACTGAGCAGGGTGACAGAGATTTCATCGAGAAAAGTTTACAAGATAGTGAGAAAGTGCAGGTACAAACATTAGTTTAGCAAACTTTATTAGAAATTTTCCTTAAGTTGCAACATACCTTTTGTAATGCATTTGGTTATTCATGAGCAGATAGAAGATATTGTGCTGTCTGAAGGTGTCCAAAAGGGCCTCCAATCCCCAGCGTATTCTGTGGGAAGATATGCTCCGAAAGTAGAGCAGGCCATGCACCATTTTCATTGTCTTCTGTATGAAAACCTGACAACTTAAATCCTGTTGCTCATTATGGATGATAAATTGTCGCAGCAACCAATAAAATCTGCGCCCCATACCGGCAATGAGCATCTGtctaaatttgaaattgatgcaTAGTATATGCTACTATTCTACCAGACGATTTTATTTCAATCAAACATAATAAAGTTTACCAGAAGATTGACTTTATCTTCTGTTGAAAATGATAGTTATTTGGAAATCTGCTTCTGTAAATTTGCTGCTCCAGTATTGATTCTGGTCATAGGAACGGGGTGGGTTGCCACATTCTCAGAAATTTCTCAATCTCCTAAGAATTGCTGGTCTATTTTTGAGTAACCAAAACCAGCTGCTAGGACTTGGTAAATAAACCTACCCAATAATTATCATGCCAATAATATCTGTTCTCTTGAaagaaatcattttattttcttatttcgtGTTTATGccaacacgacactgacacatgtggttacattcaatcactttcaATAATTTTAAACTATCATTGTGTCTACGTATAGATGCCAATATCATGTCCAGTGAATCACTGCAGAATGATCTGCTACTAGTTTGATTTGCATGTcaatatgtataaataaaaacatCTGATTAGAAGCAAAAGAATGCCCCTGCAATATTCCAAACTTATAATTAAGAAATGAATACTCTTCTATGAAACACGGTCTCTGACACAAACACTAGACAAATCCGACTTTCCTACAGTCATAGGATCTCACATTCATGCAGTCAGGACcacaattttcaaacattaaattCAGTAGCCATAATCATGCAATAAGCAgcaaattaaaaattgtcataatTTAATCTGCAAAACAACTATATGCTAGATTGTTATCCATTTTATATGTTAGGAAATCTTTAAGAATGCTTGATAGGTAAAATCATAACATTATGAGTTGAGTTAACAAACCAAATCACAAGCATTTGCAAAGTTAGTGAAGGATTAGAAATAAGCATCAGCGAAAACATGCAAAAGGCTGGCTGAACACCAAGCTTCCATTATAAGTAGAGTTAAAACAACATATCTAAGAATAAAGTTCATGCATTATTAGAGATAAGGATCAGAAGTATTATAAGAGGTTTCTCCTTTCTTTATCCATGAATTAAAGTCAATCTCAAAAGCAAAATAGGAGATCAAGTTTGCATCAAATATGAATTCTATTTTCAATGACTAAGGCATAAGGCTCTCAACAAGATGATCATCTGGTGTAATTATTAGCAGCAAACACTTTAAAACTACAACAGGAAAGTTCAAtatgtttgtcccttctgataAGTACAGAATCAAGCTTCTGCACAAAATTAGTTCAACCTTTCCCACCCAAATGCAGACTATGAAATTCAATAACCATAtgttaaacaaatataaatgattCCTATGCATGAAAAATAACGGTTATCATAGAGGTTCTATTGTTCTAATCTAATTAAGAAACTAATAAACACCAACTGTTCTAACTAACATATTGGGGAATTAGAGGTAAAATTAGAACCTGAGTTGCACTTGTAACCAACTGTTACTCCACCGACtacaatcaaataaataccAGTATCGCATAAGTAAACAAAATCGATGAATACCATATGTCATTTGGAGACGTCGTGTAGAATCAATTCCAAATATACATATCTTAATCCTCAGAAATAATTTTATAGGAAAAGATCATGATgtcactattaaaaaaaaaaattcaaataagcATATGGTGTGAGAAAAAGATCCAAATTAAATTACCATTAAACAAAATCTCAACTGCAGTATAAAAAGTGCAGATTAAAACAAAAGAACCCTAACAAAGAATGAAAACGAAAttactgaaaaaaaaataacaaaatctcAACTGCAGTAAAAAAAGTGCAGAATGAAAGAACCCTAACTAAAAAGTGAATACGAAATTACTGAAAGAAAAATTTCTTCGTCGATAGCTAATAATTCTATTCTACGGCATGGCACTTTGCTTCATGACAAGTTCATCAGCCCTTTCAACAAGCTTCCTCCTTAACTCATAAATGGATATCATAAATTGTTCAAGTTGATCACTACTcatatcatcaattgaatcaTTCCACCTcatatcatcaattgaatcaTTCCACCAATCACCACCCTTGTTGAAAATCTTAGCCAAATTTTGAACATCTTCTAGTTTCTTCTTTTCCATCTCCAACATCTTTTGTGCCTCCACATATTGTCTATTGTAATCTTGGTAGGTCAGAAAATTTTCTGCTACCTTTGAATCCTCAAACTCAGTGGTTCCTTTGATGTAGCTGTTGAGGACAGAGTATGTGTCGGGTTGGCCAAAACAAAATAGTTTGTCACCAGGAGAAAACACAATGATGGCTGCATGAACATCACATAAGACACAAAGTTCGCTTGCTTTTCTGAATAAACCTTGTCTTCTTTTTGAGAAAGTCACTTGTTTCTGTGATTCTTTCTCAACCTTCTTGATCTCAATCTTCTTGCGTCCCATGTTCTTCTTTCTTTGGTTAACCATATCCATGGTGAAATATTAGATTGCATTGTGAAACATGAAAgagatttattatttatttatagggaAAGAACCGTGTGacataaattatttctaaatcaaataatttttcattcttACATATtgacaaaatttatatattccATTAACACGTTTTTTGTGTACAAAACAATTTCGGAATCAAATCTTGACAGgagatttctttttcttttatatactATCACATTAATAATTTGATTCACTTATATTATaccaatacgtaaaggaaatgcAATATATGTCTTTAGGCTGGTTGAAAGCCAATAAGGTTGTTTTTAGGTTTGGTTCTGAGATGTGGTGCTCAAGTCTCTTACAATGTTTGGGCATCACTTAATGGTTTGTTTGGTTGTTTGTATGACTCTTTATTTATAGAGTAGTtcttttggcacaccttgtgctagaagAGTTGCTTTTGGtgattaatataatttcatttttgattgttcaaaaaaaaaaaaaaatgcaatatttttttgagtttaATGGTGATGGATTTATGATTCAAAATAACTTTGCACATACAACCAAACAAAACATTTAGAATTATCACGtcaattaataatgtttttaatttacatGGCAATATCGTCAACCTACAACcattaaactgtttttttttttttgttgaattttttactATTAAGTTATtctcttaaacaattttttcttttaagatctaaaacaatatataaagataattcaagattttttttaaatatatttttcattatacatctatacatataattttaatcaaaatcaaagttgtttataatttacacattttataacataataaAAGAAACTAACAGATGAGCACGAAGTACTCGTCTAAACACTAgttatatatgaagaaaaaaaataacttgaCTCACTATTAGTTGACACCGAGTGACAAACTTAGCATAGTTGATGCTTTTTTTGTGTGGTgtctgggattcgaaccccagaccttaaatgtattatgcattatttttatcaattgagttaaactcacgtaAACTTAGCATAGTTGATGCTTTAATAGTTTGTATAGAATACAAAATTTACAAATTCAACTATtgaattaaaaagtcttttattAAATAGATCAAATATATGAACCGGGGTTTTGCCGTGTTCTATTATGTATATAGTGGAGTGTGAATTGAAAACGTGGAAGTCTCATATTGGATATATTACACATATTTATAATGTTTATATAGTAGGGTGTACCTCGAAGGGGTTCATAGTTATGTAAACGAAGTAAGCACTAGCggaaaattatatattgatttattttagcaaaaaaaaattattgatatattttattatttggaaataattatttaatcattACTAGAAAGTGCTTTCTTAGTCCCCAAGTTTTGCTTAAATATTTTGGAACGCAATCTCAAATATTTTTGTGGAATGCAATCTATAATATTTCAGTacttgatctgaaatatattttggtactaaatataaaatacttttgtactcaatatgacatattttggtactcaatttgatatatttttctaCTAGATCTAATACGTGAATtacttattttcaaaatttctcgCGTATTAGTTGtcaattttctctataaatagagagctcacatAGTTCATTCCACACATCAAAAATTATTCTGAaacttcaaattctttttttctatGTCCCCTTTTCGGCTTGTGTTGACAGATCTTTCTTATTTCATCTCCTTTTTATGTCCTTTCAGAATTAAGAACTCTTAAGACTAGATATTCCGAAATTAAGAGTGTTGACAGATCTTTCTTATTTCATCTCCTTTTTATGTCCTTTCAGAATTAAGAACTCTTAAGACTAGTCTCTTTTTCGGTATAATATTCATTCGAAATAAAGAATGATCTCAAGCACCTC harbors:
- the LOC11421939 gene encoding choline monooxygenase, chloroplastic, coding for MAMNMQVTPFNIPNLQKRQPQNLNFPNKHSSKPICCSLSSSDMVVSQKLAQQFNPNIPIEKAVTPPSSWYIDPSFFHLELDRVFYRGWQAVGSMEQIKNPGEFFTGRLGDVEFVVCRDDSGNVRAFYNVCRHHASILASGSGQKSCFVCPYHGWTYGLNGNLLKATRISGMRDFNVNDFGLIPIKVATWGPFVLLNFGKEKEEVDNHNVAEEWLGSCTELLSTNGVDSSLSYVCRREYTIECNWKVFCDNYLDGGYHVPYAHKDLASGLNLDSYSTKLFERVSIQSCEGGSEKSKENNDRLGRKAIYAFIYPNFMINRYGPWMDTNLVLPLGPSKCQVVFDYYLEPSLQGDRDFIEKSLQDSEKVQIEDIVLSEGVQKGLQSPAYSVGRYAPKVEQAMHHFHCLLYENLTT
- the LOC11424700 gene encoding agamous-like MADS-box protein AGL62; its protein translation is MDMVNQRKKNMGRKKIEIKKVEKESQKQVTFSKRRQGLFRKASELCVLCDVHAAIIVFSPGDKLFCFGQPDTYSVLNSYIKGTTEFEDSKVAENFLTYQDYNRQYVEAQKMLEMEKKKLEDVQNLAKIFNKGGDWWNDSIDDMRWNDSIDDMSSDQLEQFMISIYELRRKLVERADELVMKQSAMP